In Anopheles gambiae chromosome 2, idAnoGambNW_F1_1, whole genome shotgun sequence, a single window of DNA contains:
- the LOC1276492 gene encoding ubiquitin-related modifier 1 homolog produces the protein MDDSIDEEVISGGSTITVEFSGGAETLFGGVKEHIVPLDGSKIVLLEEMLRWLRDHLLTGDAGLFLQENTVRPGILVMINDTDWDLMGETEYILQPGDHILFISTLHGG, from the exons ATGGACGATTCCATTGACGAGGAGGTGATCTCGGGCGGCTCAACGATCACCGTCGAGTTCAG TGGTGGAGCGGAAACTCTTTTCGGTGGTGTGAAGGAACACATCGTACCGTTGGATGGATCGAAAATAG TATTGCTCGAGGAAATGCTCCGATGGCTAAGGGATCATCTGCTCACGGGTGATGCTGGTCTGTTCCTCCAGGAAAACACCGTCCGGCCCGGCATTCTGGTCATGATCAACGATACCGACTGGGATCTGATG GGCGAAACGGAGTACATCCTGCAGCCTGGCGATCATATCCTCTTCATTTCCACCCTCCATGGCGGATAA
- the LOC1276494 gene encoding acylglycerol kinase, mitochondrial gives MAFVIRFAKAVRNNWKKSTVFGSALAYGVSYSNEKYEIKQLMRYYCTEASRYGDVKINLNQRPPKVLVLLNPAANRKSSEEDFHDYCEPILHLAGFEVDLVKTDSEGHARRYVEELATLPDALIVGGGDGTLSEAVSGMKRRQDGAQCPIGVLPLGRTNTLAMKLFSAEGSSNSDLEHVRTMANAAYAVIAGKKEKTDIMRIEVLPSAADETPPEKPVYAVGALQWGAFRDILALRDKYWYTASLRDYTAFLFNAFDGKHSWSCKAKIAYTEPCSGCSNCYKDMDDQWTAAKKAEQQPRRWWSVFVPRAKTAAKTDYSKIINEKCSVRHEIEVEPSELVIKTGNVAADEQEGAKGTESTKLDVVVGEQVDSSFGFIGGSWGRVRGRKYFDCPAKDSISVRTVELLPERLKVEETDPELYYSIDNEAYEVRPVRITVVPKAVEIFTF, from the exons ATGGCGTTTGTGATTCGGTTCGCGAAAGCCGTGCGCAACAACTGGAAGAAATCGACCGTCTTTGGAAGCGCGCTCGCCTACGGTGTGTCGTACTCGAACGAGAAATATGA gATTAAACAGCTGATGCGCTACTACTGCACGGAAGCATCTCGGTACGGGGACGTCAAGATAAACCTAAACCAAAGACCGCCGAAAGTGTTGGTGCTGCTCAACCCTGCTGCGAACCGTAAATCGTCGGAGGAGGAT TTTCACGACTACTGTGAGCCGATCCTGCATCTGGCCGGGTTTGAGGTGGACTTGGTTAAAACCGACTCCGAAGGGCATGCCCGCCGGTACGTTGAGGAGCTGGCCACCCTTCCCGATGCGCTCATTGTCGGCGGCGGTGATGGAACGCTCTCAGAAGCCGTCTCCGGCATGAAGCGCCGCCAGGACGGTGCACAATGTCCGATCGGAGTGCTTCCCCTGGGCCGCACGAACACACTCGCGATGAAACTCTTCTCGGCCGAGGGCTCCAGCAACTCCGACCTGGAGCATGTGCGCACCATGGCCAATGCAGCATACGCCGTCATCGCTggcaagaaggaaaaaacggACATTATGCGCATTGAGGTGTTGCCGAGTGCGGCCGATGAAACGCCGCCGGAAAAGCCCGTGTACGCCGTGGGTGCACTGCAGTGGGGCGCTTTCCGCGACATTCTAGCGCTGAGGGATAAGTACTGGTACACGGCCTCGCTGCGTGACTATACCGCCTTCCTGTTCAACGCGTTCGATGGAAAGCACTCGTGGAGCTGCAAGGCAAAGATTGCGTACACGGAACCGTGCAGCGGTTGCAGCAACTGCTACAAGGACATGGACGACCAGTGGACGGCGGCCAAAAAGGCGGAACAGCAGCCACGCCGGTGGTGGTCGGTGTTTGTGCCGCGTGCGAAAACCGCAGCAAAGACGGATTACAGTAAAATCATCAATGAAAAGTGCTCGGTGCGGCACGAGATTGAGGTGGAACCGTCGGAGCTGGTCATTAAAACGGGGAACGTTGCGGCGGACGAGCAGGAAGGTGCAAAGGGAACGGAAAGCACCAAGCTGGATGTGGTCGTGGGGGAACAGGTGGACTCGAGCTTCGGCTTCATCGGTGGCAGCTGGGGTCGGGTGAGGGGTCGAAAGTATTTCGACTGTCCGGCCAAGGATAGTATCAGCGTGCGCACTGTCGAGCTCCTGCCCGAGCGGCTGAAGGTGGAAGAGACCGACCCGGAGCTGTACTACTCGATCGACAATGAGGCGTACGAGGTGCGCCCGGTGCGGATAACGGTTGTGCCGAAAGCGGTCGAAATATTTACCTTCTag
- the LOC1276493 gene encoding polyisoprenoid diphosphate/phosphate phosphohydrolase PLPP6: MGESVDSKTRLEEGRNIPPALKKLLEWDVVMTKQFVSFMLNFVPLRSLRTHCKVLEYSCHGIAWLAGWLAFCWMIDKPEWYQMQVNLFIGLLTDIVMVAVIKAATRRRRPAINDDPLCFGPDKFSFPSGHVSRGVFITTFLIVLDPVTVVFWPPLMAWTVALCISRLILYRHHILDVLGGILLGLFNALLISILWFDQEGSIWLINWITDERVAGAEYAV; encoded by the exons ATGGGTGAAAGT GTCGATTCCAAGACGCGCCTGGAGGAGGGCAGAAATATCCCGCCCGCCCTGAAGAAGCTGCTCGAATGGGACGTCGTGATGACGAAACAGTTTGTCAGCTTTATGCTGAACTTTGTGCCACTGCGCTCCCTCCGGACGCACTGCAAGGTGCTGGAGTACTCGTGCCATGGGATCGCCTGGCTGGCCGGGTGGCTCGCGTTCTGCTGGATGATCGACAAGCCGGAGTGGTACCAGATGCAGGTGAACCTGTTCATTGGCCTGCTGACGGACATTGTGATGGTGGCGGTTATTAAGGCGGCAACGCGTCGCCGTCGGCCCGCGATAAACGATGATCCGCTGTGCTTTGGGCCGGATAAGTTTAGCTTCCCGTCGGGGCACGTTTCGCGCGGCGTGTTCATTACGACCTTTTTGATCGTGCTGGATCCGGTGACGGTCGTGTTTTGGCCACCGCTGATGGCGTGGACGGTGGCGCTGTGCATTTCCCGGCTGATTCTGTACCGTCACCACATTCTGGACGTGCTGGGCGGTATCTTGCTGGGACTGTTCAATGCGCTGCTGATATCGATCCTTTGGTTCGACCAGGAGGGTAGCATCTGGCTGATCAACTGGATTACGGACGAGCGTGTGGCGGGTGCGGAATATGCTGTGTAA